The following coding sequences are from one Panicum hallii strain FIL2 chromosome 5, PHallii_v3.1, whole genome shotgun sequence window:
- the LOC112891827 gene encoding pentatricopeptide repeat-containing protein At5g61400-like has protein sequence MTPSSPSLRRLLFCRRHPLTTHHRLRCRHSLSASSAGAAATPAPSRDRAARLATAVHGAAAAKSFAHAIRLTKSLVQASSSCPGRSPASTTPTAAGAAFAALASTSTSPAPALGVLVIALCQMRLLDEALFVFRRLRTLPELPACNAILDGLVKARRLGCAWELFDEMLSRGMVPSVVTYNTLINACRHQGAVAKAQEVWDQMVARRIDPNVVTYTTMICVLCEEGSIGDAEQVFDAMKEAGMQPNLYTYNVLMSSHCQIQDVNRAFMLYQELLKSGLVPNAIIFTTLIDGFCKAMRFSEAKEMFLDMPRFGVAPTVPVFNSLMDGAFKSGNAREALAVYQEMTHLGLCPDEFTCSIVVRGLCDGGQIQVAARFLEGVRQSGANLNAAAYNALIDEYCKNGNLEEALATCTRMTEVGIDPNVVSYSSLIDGHSKVGNTQIAMAIYTEMVAKGIEPNVVTYTALICGHAKNGGIDAAFRLHKEMIEKGISPNAITVSVLADGLCRENRVQDAVRFVMEYSGMKYSDLHSFFSNSTTEEDHLIPNCVIYMTLIYGLYIDSQHCEAGKLFSYMRKSGMVPDSFTYTLLIRGQCMLGYVLNAMMLYADMVKIGVKPMRYKTVCPEIWSRVPLNDTRTFAS, from the coding sequence ATGACTCCCTCCTCCCCGTCGCTCCGCCGCCTTCTCTTCTGCCGTCGCCACCCCCTCACTACGCACCACCGTCTCCGCTGCCGCCACAGCCTCTCCGCCTCCTcagcgggcgccgccgccaccccagcTCCATCCCGCGAccgcgccgcgcgcctcgccaccgccgtccacggcgcggccgcggccaaGAGCTTCGCGCACGCTATCCGTTTGACGAAATCCCTCGTCCAGGCCTCCTCTTCCTGCCCCGGACGAAGCCCCGCCTCCACCacccccaccgccgccggagCAGCCTTCGCCGCTCtcgcctccacctccacctccccGGCCCCAGCACTGGGCGTGCTCGTCATCGCCCTCTGCCAGATGCGGCTGCTCGACGAGGCGCTGTTCGTGTTCCGCCGCCTTCGGACGCTGCCGGAGCTACCTGCGTGCAACGCGATTCTGGACGGGCTCGTCAAAGCCCGCAGGCTCGGGTGCGCCTGGGAgttgttcgacgaaatgcttaGCCGGGGGATGGTGCCAAGTGTGGTGACGTACAATACGCTCATCAACGCGTGCCGGCATCAGGGTGCTGTGGCGAAGGCTCAGGAGGTGTGGGATCAGATGGTGGCGAGGCGGATTGATCCGAATGTGGTCACATACACGACAATGATATGTGTGCTTTGTGAAGAGGGCTCCATTGGTGATGCTGAGCAGGTGTTTGACGCTATGAAGGAAGCAGGGATGCAGCCTAATCTGTACACATACAATGTGCTGATGAGCAGCCATTGTCAGATACAAGATGTCAACCGTGCATTTATGCTGTACCAGGAACTACTGAAGAGTGGCCTCGTCCCAAATGCTATTATCTTTACAACCCTGATTGATGGTTTCTGCAAGGCGATGAGGTTCAGTGAAGCAAAGGAGATGTTTCTTGACATGCCCAGGTTTGGGGTTGCTCCTACAGTTCCTGTGTTTAACAGTTTGATGGATGGAGCTTTCAAATCTGGAAATGCACGAGAAGCATTAGCAGTTTATCAGGAGATGACTCACCTAGGGTTGTGCCCAGATGAGTTCACCTGCAGCATAGTTGTGAGAGGCCTTTGTGACGGAGGGCAAATTCAAGTAGCGGCCAGGTTCCTTGAAGGAGTGAGGCAATCTGGTGCTAATCTGAATGCAGCTGCTTACAATGCACTGATTGATGAGTACTGCAAGAATGGGAATTTGGAGGAAGCACTAGCAACATGCACAAGAATGACTGAGGTTGGAATTGATCCCAATGTGGTGTCATACTCCTCCTTGATAGATGGGCATTCAAAGGTAGGGAATACGCAAATAGCAATGGCTATATACACTGAAATGGTGGCTAAGGGGATTGAGCCTAATGTGGTTACATACACCGCTCTTATTTGTGGCCATGCCAAGAATGGTGGCATAGATGCTGCTTTTCGTTTGCATAAGGAGATGATAGAGAAAGGTATTTCACCTAATGCTATTACAGTGTCAGTTCTTGCTGATGGTCTGTGCAGAGAGAATCGGGTTCAGGATGCGGTCAGGTTTGTGATGGAGTACTCAGGGATGAAGTACAGTGATCTTCATTCTTTCTTCTCAAACTCTACGACTGAAGAAGACCATTTGATTCCAAACTGTGTGATATATATGACATTGATATATGGACTCTACATAGATAGCCAACACTGCGAAGCTGGTAAGCTCTTCTCTTATATGAGAAAGTCAGGTATGGTGCCTGATAGCTTTACCTATACACTACTGATTCGTGGGCAGTGCATGCTTGGCTATGTCTTAAATGCCATGATGCTCTATGCTGATATGGTGAAGATTGGTGTCAAACCAATGAGGTACAAGACAGTCTGCCCTGAGATTTGGTCACGGGTACCACTGAATGACACCAGAACTTTTGCAAGTTAG
- the LOC112895520 gene encoding uncharacterized protein LOC112895520, which produces MASHHSEPLDPVPAADAPADNNPELPSPPYHIVTKPGQLPVEFLEPSAAQKLVIGFDCEGVDLCRNGALCIMQLAFPDAVYLVDAIEGGKELIQACKPALESDHITKVIHDCKRDSEALYFQFGIKLHNVMDTQIAYSLIEEQEGKERTLDDYISFVSLLADPRYCGIPYPEKEEVRTLLRQDPNFWTIRPLSDMMVRAATDDVRFLLNIHEKMMEKLSKVSLWRLAVRSELYCRCFCLNNNQFADWPLLPPVPGDIEADVHVPEVDILSVLDVPPGKMGRVIGRKGSTIKGVKESCNVEIHIGGAKGPPDRVFIIGPVKEVRKAEAILRGRLLEF; this is translated from the exons ATGGCCTCCCACCATTCCGAGCCCCTCGACCCTGTCCCCGCCGCCGACGCCCCCGCAG ATAACAACCCAGAATTGCCATCCCCACCCTATCATATTGTCACCAAACCTGGTCAACTCCCAGTCGAGTTTCTTGAACCCTCAGCTGCCCAGAAGTTGGTAATCGGATTTGACTGTGAAGGTGTTGATCTCTGTCGCAATGGTGCTCTCTGTATCATGCAG CTTGCATTTCCTGATGCTGTTTACTTAGTTGATGCTATTGAGGGTGGAAAAGAACTCATTCAAGCTTGTAAGCCCGCACTTGAGTCTGATCATATCACCAAAGTTATTCATGATTGTAAAAGAGACAGCGAG GCTTTGTACTTTCAGTTTGGCATCAAATTGCATAATGTGATGGATACACAG ATCGCTTATTCTCTGATAGAAGAGCAGGAAGGGAAAGAGAGAACACTTGATGATTACATATCTTTTGTCAGTCTTCTTGCTGATCCGCGGTACTGTG GCATACCATATCCTGAAAAGGAAGAAGTCCGTACCCTTCTAAGGCAG GACCCTAACTTTTGGACAATTAGGCCCTTGTCCGATATGATGGTTAGAGCAGCCACAGATGATGTCCGCTTCCTTCTCAACATCCATGAGAAAATGATGGAGAAGTTAAGCAAAGTATCTTTATGGCGTCTGGCAGTTCGCAGTGAGCTATACTGCAGGTGTTTTTGCTTAAACAACAACCAGTTTGCAGATTGGCCACTTCTTCCTCCTGTCCCAG GTGACATTGAAGCTGATGTTCATGTTCCTGAAGTGGATATCCTATCAGTCTTAGATGTGCCTCCTGGGAAAATGGGACGAGTCATTGGCAGAAAAGGATCAACAATAAAGGGTGTCAAAGAATCTTGCAA CGTTGAAATCCATATTGGTGGTGCTAAGGGACCTCCAGACAGG GTGTTCATCATTGGACCAGTGAAGGAAGTCAGGAAGGCTGAGGCCATCCTCAGAGGCCGATTGCTGGAGTTCTAG